ctctgtctgtctgtctctccctccttccttaccttcctcccctctgtctgtctgtctctccctccttccttaccttcctcccctctgtctgtctctccctccttccttatcttcctcccctctgtctgtctctctcttcctcccccctctgtctgtctccccctccttccttaccttcctcccctctgtctgtctccctccctccttccttaccttcctcccctctgtctgtctctccctccttccttaccttcctcccctctgtctgtctctctccctccttccttaccttcctcccccctctgtctctccctccttcctcccctctctgtctctccctccttactcccccctctgtttctctccccctctctcccccactttgTGATTTGATTTGCAGTTATTGTCAATTCTGTTTCCTTCAAGTGCATTTTGGATTACATCCTTTTGTAACCATAAACCATGTAAATAGTTCATATTTTCACTATTTCAGACACATATTTAATAGTACATGACAGGTTATCAATGTGTTGATGATCTCTCAATTAGATGTTCTGCTATCTATTATTATTTCTAGGTGCACCAATAAAAATGAGAAGGAAGGTCTTATCTTTGTctaagttatttatttatttcataccAACAGTTGGTTTCCTTACATGATATTCAATACATGATGTGTACGTTCATATCTACTGTTACTGTTTCTCATTCTGATGGGGATGAATCAAAgaggaaaactgattggatttgcagaGTCATCAACCTGAAGGAATTCCGTGATTTCTTGTCTATATTATTTTACCCTACCTAAATCGAATGACATcgtaaaaaaaataagttaattaccaactcaattaaatgttatcaaaactagacattgaactgacatctgtgcccagtgttATCTGTGCCCAGTGTTATGGTCTTTGTACACACAAAGCACCCACTATCATAAACACGGTATCTACAGGAACAAAAATAGTAGACTATtgtagaaaacacacacaaaaatatatgttttattgtcacatagaCCAGAAAGGTGCAggaattgtgttgttttacagggtcagccattgtAGTACGGCGCCACTGGAGCACAGTAGGGTTCAGTGTCCTGCTAAacggcacatcaacagatttttcaccttttcGGCTCAGATATTCCAACCAGcaatcttttggttactggcccaacgctctactcgctaggctacctgccgccccgtggGTTAAACCCAATAGGTTTATATGCATCAACAAGTAAATAGGGTGAATAACCAATCACAGCGTTAACTTGTAATAAGTAGAGAGCATCCATAGATaatcatatctactacagtaatatctctctcctctgggGCTCACGCTCTGTAGCAGAGGaagttcctcctctcctcacagtTCCTGGTTCCCCAGTGCTCTCCATCTCTGGTCAGGGTCCCACAGTGGAGGTATTGAGCGGGGCAGTGGGGCAGCTTCCCGCCAGACCAGGCCTGGTACTCCAGGTGGTCCCCGTTCACCCAGAGCCATTCTCTGGCCAGGAAGATCAGACCCGTCCACACATGGTCGGTCTGGGCACCCTCTATCTTGCTCTGGGCCTGGAGATGTTCAGTCTTAGAGAGTAGGCTGGGGAGGTCGGTGTAGTGACCCCTGCAGTACTCCAGAGCCTCCTCCCACGTCTTCATCTCCTGAACCAGGATCAGCTTCTCCTTGTAGCATAAGAAGGGGAGTGTCCGGGAGCAAAGCGAATCCATCCATCTCATATCCCACTGTACCATGACACAGTCCTCAATGCCACCAGCATTGTTTGGCTCTCCTGACTTCCAAAACCTAAATGCTGAGTTCTCTCCTCCTGACCATGTCCATCCTGTTGGGTCGTTAGCATCTCTGTGCAAACCAATCCAGGTCCAATCACCCCTTGAAATGGGAAGGAGCTGATATACTTCTTCCTGGTTGCTGATGAAGGCCAGGTCAGTGTAGTGCTCCTGACAGTACTGCTGAGCCTCTGACCAGGTCTTCTCTTCAGACACATAGTGATATTCTCTGAGTTTACCAGAGGCCACTGCACACAGAGCAGTGATGAGGAGACCAGTGAAGCTACTCTTCCTCTGCATGATGCCCCAGTGCTCAGTAGGTGTGGAGCGGAGCTGaccccactgctgctgctgataTTATGAACCTGCTGCTACTCTACTGGCCCCCTCTCATGTGTCCACACAGCCCACCAATCAGAGTGCCTCCTTAATCTAGCCAACCAATCCATGGCTCTTCCTCATAGGTTTTCTGATTGGCCACATCCTCTTTCCTCGCCTTCTCTAAATGAATTGAAGGACAGCGTCAGAGGGGAGAGACTTTGAAAGTGGATGTGAAGATTCAGGGTAAGAAAATAGAGTAAGGGCCCTGTACACACATTGCCTAAAAAGGAACACCGCAGTCAAATAATGGCTGCATCTTTTAAGCAAATTCTACCCAGGAGCTTCAGAAAATCTCACGGTCCAAAGAACACGAATAAACTTGAACCAAAGTTGACATGTAAATCCCTCCAACAGAGAATCAGTAGTGAGTTCAGAGAACTCAATATTCTTGACCATATTTGATGCTACATATTTAACCTACATATTTAACCAGGGctgtagtggtgcctggagaagtgggtatactctcATTTTGCCAAAGGGCTCGTCCGGCGAAGGAAAGGCGCCCTGTGTGGAAATATAtgagaaacagtgacacactatGAATGACCTAAAATGTtgaatcccatattggtctttcacagtcagaCCAACCCATGCTGTACTGTGCAGTAGGCTAATAGTAGGCCTACTACTGAAACAGATAAATGAGGCTGCCAACTGAGTCACAAATTCACAGGTTTCAGATTTTTCCCCATTTCTGTAAGGTTTTCGTTCTGTTACACTTTTTCTTACAGAAAACAACGTAATTCTATTATCTAAGTCcataacaatgcttaaaccacatcaggagaccacttttgaggtttgagtgtcaactgtaagtgctgttattgtgaagtggaaatgtctaagagcaacaacggctcagccgcgaagtggtaggccacaaggCTCACAGAAtaggaccaccgagtgctgaaggtatggatagtgctaactgtaaagttttgtCAAGGAGGAATAATGGGGATATTTTTCATGGCTCGGCCAAGGCCCcttggttccagtgaagggaaatcttaacggtaCAGCATACAAAGAAATTCTATATGgttctgtgccccccccccaaaggaTTTTCATTAACTTACACTAGACTTTTCcccccttactagctctgacCTTATCTATGAAAAATCGACTTACTGTGACATGTAGTTCTCCCACCTAGCTATAGTATCTTAAGACGAATGCAATaactaagtcactctggataagagggtctgctaaatgactcaaatgtaaaataaaataaaatggtgtaattcattttttttattgaggGGATAAATATTACATGTATTTTCTACCCCATCTTTGATTGTCAGTATTAATGATACAAAAGGCAACAGATGCAATGTAGGTGATAAAACACATATCAGAATTCAGATGAGTCCTGCAAACTATGATTTACAAAAGTAACTGTGCTGGAAATGTTTAACGTTTGTGCTTTTCTAAGAACAAAAgttctcagtttcaaggtctcggcttagagagaagaagccttgaggtattggtctgtcacatgttatgaaccagtactGATCGGTCACATGTATGAAACAAAACAGTAATGATGAATGAATTATGCAaatataacatgtctgtgtataGCCATATAGAAGACAACAGTTGGGACTGCCCCAgcagagctcctgattgacatgttCTATAGTGCATTgagttggaacctctccagcgcgcTGATAATAAAGGAtcattcatttaagattgacttaaGTGTCCCTGGTGGTCATTTCCATGACATGGTGGTGAATTTCCACAACAGCCTTTCATCTTCACAAAATTATGCATATCTTTGCTTTATTCAATACGAGAAAACTCAAGGTGACATTGATGGTTTGCCAGTTCTACAGACAATGTATGCAAATTACTGTAGAATGAATGAATAATAAATTAGCCATAAAAAATAAATTCTTATGAGAGCTAAGAGTTTATTCAATGGAGAAGGCTCCTATTATGAAGACAATATGCTCAAATCTTTTCACATGAACTCTTTACAAAAGTGTGCAACAAGAGTTGCTGTGTTGTGCCACCCTGTATCAGAAGTAGAGAGGTGTCAAAGCTCAACCCCCCTCTGCTTGAAGAGCTCCTCTAGTTGTCTCTCCAGTGCTGGGTTGGTCCCCCTCAGTCCTCTCACTACCTGGGCTGCCCACACAAAGTACTCCTGAACACGCTCTGCCGACCAACCTGGCAACCACAACACAGATTTAAATATAAGATATGGGACAGGGGTAAAGAGAGGGACAGTCAGACAACGAGAGGGAAGTAAAGAGAAGCAATGAGCCAGAGAGATAATTAGAAAATAAAGATCAGTTTCCCCAGTTCAGAGAAATTGGTCATGGAGGTTGTTAGGTTTATGTCCCATCCTGCATCCTGATTCACCAGCTTCtaaccactagatggtgctgctcttgctttttttttttaagaatcagTCACTcacatttgtggcacaaatccaatgcaagtcaatggtaccTATATTAGCATTTTCACACAGTAACATTGagttacaatatatatatatattttatagatACTTTAGGATTTGGACATGACGCGTGAAAATGCTAATAAAGAAGCCATTTGCATGCATTGGATGTGCCAAAAATGCTAAAAAGTTAGCATTTGAAATGGTGGataacaaaaccaaagcatggattgttgtcataccttgtccatcgACTGCTTAGTCATTTAAGTTAACTTCTGACAACATTTACCATCCCGCAGTAGCGGCCATGATTTAGCAGCAGATGCATATAGCAGACATGATTTGAGAAGATAGATGACTAGATCAACAGAAAAGTGAGCCTGTCAGGTAATGATCTCCTACACTAGATCAACAGAAAAGTGAGCCTGTCAGGTAATGATCTCCTACACTAGATCAACAGAAAAGTGAGCCTGTCAGGTAATGATCTCCTACACAGCTTCTAGCCTAGTTAACGCAACGCTGTGCAGTTTTCCTTATTTtgaccactttctctctctggcctccATTGACTTAGTCACACATTTTGGCCAacctacaagggtaaaaactccaATAACCTTTGAACGGTGAAATGGGGTTTATATGATAGTGAAATGGGGTTTGGACCATTGGTTCTCTCATAGGATAACCAACACAATTAACATATTTTACACAGAGGGTCCAAAAATATGCTtttttgattggacaccctacAATCAATCACCTGTAGGTGTGCAGCGGTTCAGGTCCCTCAGGTTGTACAGTTTGTCAGCCAGTTTGACCAGTTTGGCCTGGTGGCTGGCGTGAGGTGCATGTTCCACCTGCTGACGTTTCCTCTCATGCTTGGGTAGCGCCTTATCATCTGTCACTTCCTGAACAATTCGAGACACCGTTTGCCCAAAGATGGCCTGTAGTTCTCCTATGCTGGTGTCAGTGTCCTCCACTGTGTCATGGAGCAAAGCTGCCTGAGGACAGTTGGAAAACACAAATATCAGTCATGACCTTCCTGTTAATAACACAAACTCGTAACACAAATGTTTAATGTTTTCATGAGCTTAACAT
The genomic region above belongs to Oncorhynchus mykiss isolate Arlee chromosome 6, USDA_OmykA_1.1, whole genome shotgun sequence and contains:
- the LOC110526672 gene encoding macrophage mannose receptor 1-like isoform X1, producing MQRKSSFTGLLITALCAVASGKLREYHYVSEEKTWSEAQQYCQEHYTDLAFISNQEEVYQLLPISRGDWTWIGLHRDANDPTGWTWSGGENSAFRFWKSGEPNNAGGIEDCVMVQWDMRWMDSLCSRTLPFLCYKEKLILVQEMKTWEEALEYCRGHYTDLPSLLSKTEHLQAQSKIEGAQTDHVWTGLIFLAREWLWVNGDHLEYQAWSGGKLPHCPAQYLHCGTLTRDGEHWGTRNCEERRNFLCYRA
- the LOC110526672 gene encoding guanosine-3',5'-bis(diphosphate) 3'-pyrophosphohydrolase MESH1-like isoform X2, with protein sequence MSSEAVILLETVNFAAEKHRNQRRKDAEQTPYINHPIGVARILSHEGGITDIEVLQAALLHDTVEDTDTSIGELQAIFGQTVSRIVQEVTDDKALPKHERKRQQVEHAPHASHQAKLVKLADKLYNLRDLNRCTPTGWSAERVQEYFVWAAQVVRGLRGTNPALERQLEELFKQRGVEL
- the LOC110526672 gene encoding guanosine-3',5'-bis(diphosphate) 3'-pyrophosphohydrolase MESH1-like isoform X3, producing the protein MLSAASVNLLTVHSVARILSHEGGITDIEVLQAALLHDTVEDTDTSIGELQAIFGQTVSRIVQEVTDDKALPKHERKRQQVEHAPHASHQAKLVKLADKLYNLRDLNRCTPTGWSAERVQEYFVWAAQVVRGLRGTNPALERQLEELFKQRGVEL